The genomic segment TCGCCGAGAAGGGTGTCGGCTTCGTCGACTGCGGCGTCTCCGGCGGTGTCTGGGGCCTGGAGAACGGCTACGCGATCATGTACGGCGGTGACGCCGCGGACGTGGCCAAGGTCCAGCCGGTCTTCGACGCCCTCAAGCCCGAGGGCGAGTTCGGCGCCGTCCACGCGGGCCGGGTCGGCGCCGGCCACTTCGCCAAGATGGTCCACAACGGCATCGAGTACGCCATGATGCAGGCCTTCGCCGAGGGCTGGGAGCTGCTGGAGGCCGCCGACTCCGTCACGGATGTGCGCGAGGTCTTCCGCAGCTGGCAGGAGGGCACGGTCATCCGCTCCTGGCTGCTGGACCTGGCCGTCCGCGCCCTGGACGACGACGAACACCTCACCGCCCTGCGCGGCTACGCCCAGGACTCCGGCGAGGGCCGCTGGACGGTGGAGGCCGCCCTCGACCACGCGGTGCCGCTGCCCGCGATCACCGCCTCGCTGTTCGCCCGGTTCTCCTCCCGCCAGGACGACTCCCCGGCCATGAAGATGATCGCCGCACTGCGCAATCAGTTCGGCGGCCACGCGGTCACGGCCGCCGCGGGGGGCGAGAAGGGCGCCGACGCCCCGGGCGCCGACGTCGAACCGCCGGTGGGCGGCTGACGGCCCCGATGCACGTAGCCCATCTGTCGCTCGCCGACTTCCGGTCGTACGTCCGGGTCGAGGTCCCCCTCGACCCGGGCGTCACCGCCTTCGTCGGCCCCAACGGCCAGGGCAAGACCAATCTGGTGGAGGCCGTCGGCTATCTCGCCACGCTCGGCAGCCACCGCGTCTCCTCCGACGCCCCGCTGGTGCGGATGGGCGCCGAACGGGCGGTGATCCGGGCCGCGGTGGTCGGCGGCGACCGGCAGCAGCTCGTCGAGCTGGAGCTCAACCCGGGGCGGGCCAACCGGGCCCGGATCAACCGCTCCTCGCAGGTGCGGCCGCGGGACGTCCTCGGTATCACCCGCACCGTGATGTTCGCGCCGGAGGACCTCGCCCTGGTCAAGGGCGACCCCGGGGAGCGCCGGCGCTTCCTGGACGAGCTGATCACCGCCCGCTCCCCGCGCATGGCGGGGGTGCGGTCGGACTACGACCGGGTGCTCAAGCAGCGGAACACGCTGCTCAAGAGCGCCGCGATGGCCCGCCGTCACGGCGGCCGCGGCGCGGATCTCTCCACGCTCGACGTCTGGGACCAGCATCTGGCCCGGACCGGCGCGGAGTTGCTGGCCCAGCGGCTGGATCTGATCGCCGCGCTGCAGCCGCTCGCCGACAAGGCCTACGAGCAACTGGCTCCCGGGGGCGGACCGGTCGTGCTGGAGTACCGCGGCTCGGCGGGTGAGCGGCTGGGTGAGGCGGGCAACCGTGAAGAGCTGTACGAGGTACTGCTGGCGGCGCTCTCGGAGGCCCGCAAACAGGAGATCGAGCGCGGGGTGACGCTGGTCGGGCCGCACCGGGACGACCTGGTGCTCAAGCTCGGCCGGTTCCCGGCGAAGGGCTACGCGAGCCACGGGGAGTCCTGGTCGTACGCGCTCGCGCTGCGCCTCGCCTCCTACGATCTGCTGCGCGCCGAGAGCCCGGCCGGTCCCGGTGTTCCGGCGGCTCCGGAGGGTGGCGGCGGGAGGCGGGCCGGCGAGCCGGTGCTCGTCCTGGACGACGTCTTCGCGGAGCTGGACACCCGCCGCCGCGACCGGCTCGCGGAGCTGGTGGCCCCGGCGGAGCAGGTGCTCGTCACGGCGGCGGTGCCCGAGGACGTGCCGGGCGTGCTGGCGGGAGCGCGGTACGAGGTGGCCGGCGGCACGGTCGAGCGGGTGGCGCCATGACGGACGGCGGAGCGCGC from the Streptomyces xinghaiensis S187 genome contains:
- the gnd gene encoding phosphogluconate dehydrogenase (NAD(+)-dependent, decarboxylating); protein product: MELGLVGLGKMGGNMRERIRRAGHTVIGFDHNPDLADVHSLEELVGRLTGPRVVWIMVPAGAATQSTIDALGELLSPGDVVVDGGNSRWTDDEKHARELAEKGVGFVDCGVSGGVWGLENGYAIMYGGDAADVAKVQPVFDALKPEGEFGAVHAGRVGAGHFAKMVHNGIEYAMMQAFAEGWELLEAADSVTDVREVFRSWQEGTVIRSWLLDLAVRALDDDEHLTALRGYAQDSGEGRWTVEAALDHAVPLPAITASLFARFSSRQDDSPAMKMIAALRNQFGGHAVTAAAGGEKGADAPGADVEPPVGG
- the recF gene encoding DNA replication/repair protein RecF (All proteins in this family for which functions are known are DNA-binding proteins that assist the filamentation of RecA onto DNA for the initiation of recombination or recombinational repair.) produces the protein MHVAHLSLADFRSYVRVEVPLDPGVTAFVGPNGQGKTNLVEAVGYLATLGSHRVSSDAPLVRMGAERAVIRAAVVGGDRQQLVELELNPGRANRARINRSSQVRPRDVLGITRTVMFAPEDLALVKGDPGERRRFLDELITARSPRMAGVRSDYDRVLKQRNTLLKSAAMARRHGGRGADLSTLDVWDQHLARTGAELLAQRLDLIAALQPLADKAYEQLAPGGGPVVLEYRGSAGERLGEAGNREELYEVLLAALSEARKQEIERGVTLVGPHRDDLVLKLGRFPAKGYASHGESWSYALALRLASYDLLRAESPAGPGVPAAPEGGGGRRAGEPVLVLDDVFAELDTRRRDRLAELVAPAEQVLVTAAVPEDVPGVLAGARYEVAGGTVERVAP